The sequence TCAGATTATCAACCATAGCTTTAACATTATTTTTATCTTTATCCAGTCTATTAGCTAGTTCCATCTGTGAAATTCCATTTTCTTCAGATAATTTTACTAAAACCACAAATTGTTCTGGGGTTATATCAAAATCTTTAAACTCTTTTGTTAAAAATTGATAAATTTTTCTAGCTGTATAACAAATATCATAACCTAATGAATTAATAATATTTCTCACCTCTCTAACTTATAATGTTATATTAATCAGATAGAAAACTACTCTTGTATTTTAGTAATTCCCTATCTTTATTTTACTAAATTAAATATTACATTTCAATATATATTATAAGTTATTAAGGTTTATATTTTAATTATTTATTATTTTTTATTGT is a genomic window of Fusobacterium mortiferum ATCC 9817 containing:
- a CDS encoding MarR family winged helix-turn-helix transcriptional regulator; protein product: MRNIINSLGYDICYTARKIYQFLTKEFKDFDITPEQFVVLVKLSEENGISQMELANRLDKDKNNVKAMVDNLSKKGYLIKKRIKPIKELILYILQKKPKLLFLK